The sequence CCATCTCTTGAAGTTCCATATCAAGTAGTAAAGCATGGCAATCATTGAGCAGCGGAGGCAATGATAGAAACATTTAGGAAGAAAAGTAGAAAGTAACACTAACATGAATTGAAGACGAAGAGAATTACCATGATGGCTTGGTGTCCCAAACAGAGTCATACTCGAGGGAAAGATAGTTGAGATAGCCATCCATGTCATCAACAGCTCCATTTTCATCTAGAAACTGAGACTCGTTTGGGATGTCACTTGAATTCCCTCCAAAAACTACAGTTTTGCCTCTGAATCTGTTGGACCTGGAAGTGATTAAGGAGATATGAGGGTATGAAATTGGGTTTGAGAGATGGGTTCTTGAGCAGGCGTACTGATTGGATCTCAGTCTCAGACTTGGTGGACAACAGAGGGAGAGAGGGAAGAGGAGAGTTCCCATTTTTATGGGTCTGTGAAGTCTGAACAGTAAAAAAGTTAGGATATTTTAAGAACTGGTTTATATCATTTCCTGAAAATGAAAGGTGGATGTGGAAAGGAGAGTGTTATCATCTTCAAGAATCAAGAGAACTAATtgcatgacaaaaaaaaaaaaaaaaaaggtattaaaaaaagacaattttcataatgtttaatttttatttcgaGACATGTGAACTCCTTGAACTGgattaataaaatatgttgCAAGAATTCc is a genomic window of Populus alba chromosome 5, ASM523922v2, whole genome shotgun sequence containing:
- the LOC118061690 gene encoding uncharacterized protein, with amino-acid sequence MGTLLFPLSLCCPPSLRLRSNQYACSRTHLSNPISYPHISLITSRSNRFRGKTVVFGGNSSDIPNESQFLDENGAVDDMDGYLNYLSLEYDSVWDTKPSWCQPWTITLTGVLVIAGSWLIFHSAVVTTIVLLLICTWWYIFLYSYPKVYADMIAERRKRVTNGVEDTFGMTKSQ